The sequence AGAATCTAATAAACCCATGGATAGACTATAGTGCTAGTATGCCTATGTTTAAAGctaaagaaaatgtattgtttgcATAGTATGTGTTAAGTTTTTGAGACAGAAATACTCAGTTGGTGTATGGAACTTGTAAAAGCTCTCTACCTGATATCCCTCGATGTACTGCTGCAGGCCTGTTCCAGTGTCGACCACTGGCAGCCACCACACCAGAGCTTCTGTGGAAGACACTGGCCTGGCATAGACGTCTGTCGGAGACTCTGTAGGTACTGGAGgagatgaatgagaaaaaaatgacaaaaaacatttaatgtcaCATCCTGAATTTTTCTAAAACTGAagcaccaacaacaacaaaaaatcctCACCATCTCGTGGGTAGTAGATGACCTTGGTGAGACTGTAGGGTCCGTCTCCTTTCACATTAAAGGACTTGATCTTCACCTGAAACTCTCGCACCTGGAAGTCTTCCTCAGTCGGAATGAAGTAGGAGTCTCTGTGGACATAACGCCTCGTCTCTGGATCTGAGATGGTCTCGTACCACCAGTCGTAAGCATCATGAGGCTTGAATGCCACGATGTAGCCAAATTTCTTGCCGTAGAAATACCATGGCTGCACAGGCTAAGGATCAGGAATGAAGAGAACAGGTGGAAAGAAAGGACTTTATTCAGCCTTTGTTGCTGCAGGGATTTGATGACTGTCATGTAAACAACCGAGGGCTTACTTACTGTCCATGTGATGACGATCTCGCCATTTCTACCTCCATAACCTTCCACATCTGTGGGCGAAGTTACTGGagctggaaaaacagaaaaggttatcagttttttttctgccataTATATTATGGTATGGAAAATATGAatgctctctatctctctccttaCGTGCATCCCAGGTTTTGATCTTGAGGGAGGGGATGCTGGCCTCTCCAGAGCCATACTCGTTCGTGGCAATGATCCTGAACTGATACTCCATCCAGGGGTAAAGGTCTGTCACCTCTGCCCTCTCCACACTGCCATCAAGAAAGGCTGGAGCTGAAGGAGACACAAAGGGCTCCCGAGTCAAACTTGATCAGATTTGTGGAGCGAGTTGGCCCTCTACTGGCAATAAGCAGTACTCACAGGTGCTGGCGTCCCTCCAGTCATCTTCGTAAAGAGCCCAGTAGTGCCTGGTCTGAATGGTGTAGTTGAGAATGGGGCTGTTATGCTCCGCTCCTTTAGTCCACAACAGCTTCACCCACGTGTCCCCGATCTCCTCCACACGGATCACACCAGGAGGCCCGGGAACACCTAGGACAGGGAGAATAGATGCATGGAAAGAAGGTACATATGTAGAGCAGCAGCTTTAAATAGATATAGTGGTAGCGGTCACTTCTCAGGCAAAAAATTGCTGGACTCACCTACAACCTTGAGGTCGGCGTATGCTGTATCGCTGTCCACCACAGTCTGAGCTGTGCAGGTGTAGCGACCCTCATGCCAGATCTGCACGTTCTTTATTCTCAGGTCCCCACTACCGTCTTCACTCTACAACAGGTAGCAAAAAGTAGgagataaaagaggaaatagaggagagatgagaaaaggacagagagaaatgagagagaaaggaagaaggaaaagaatCAGAGCACAAGGCAGAgtcagaaaatatcaaataattgaGGTATCCTTCATTAACTGACAATTGACTGATTGTGAGACACCTGTAAGATAAACCATCACCCTACCACAACGCGTTCGTAGTGTTGCCACTCGGAGTCAAAGTCAATGACTCTGAAGTCTATGGCCCAGATGAAGGTGATGTCCAGCATGGGGTCGAATTTAGCTGTGCAGCTAAGAATCACCTCATCACCAACCTTAACCTCAGTGTCTTCAGGAGCCACTGTGATGGAGGTCGCCTCTAggaaaaatcacaaataaaattcagggacagaaaattaagaaaTTTTTTCACAGATTGTGAATCATAAGAACGTCCCCAAAAACACACTTTGTTGGCCTGACCTGTGATTTTGAGATAGCCTGAGCTGTTGGCCTTTCCTCTGTCGTTCTCAGCAAAGCAGGTGTAGAGGCCCTGATCCTTTTTGGTGGCATTGAGGATCTCCAGACTCCCATCATACATGATGGAAATGCTGCAAGTGAACAGAATTAACAAAGCGAAGCTGCTTGTCAATAGACGAGCCCTCCAATGATACAATACATCAGTGTTTCATGGTCATTTTAAAGTTACTGTTGAGTATATTGTAAGTTGTTCTGACCGTGAATTGTTGAAGAGCAGCTCTTTGTCCTTTGTCCAGGTGAAGCGAGGTTTAGGAGCTGCTCGAGGTTTACACTCGATCACCACACGGCCATCTTCAGCCCCAAGAAGCTGTTTCTTCACAGGGTTAAACTCGAATGTTGGAGCACAGGCTGGAGGCAGATTAAATAGTGTGAGTTTAGTCATCATTGACCCCAAATTCATGATATTGTACATTCCAGCCGGAAGGAAAATCATAGTATTGTACAACAGAATGTAATGTATTCTAACACCATTTAAAGAGGGCTCACCAATCACTCGCAGCTCAGCATTGGCATATTTGATGCCCCAGTAGTTCTCAGCGATACACTGGTACATCCCAGAGTCATCGAAAGTCAGACTGGAAAACTTCAGCTCCCCTTTCCCatactggaaaaaaacacacaatccaAATATACAATTCCAACTTTATTTTAAGGATACTTACACACCACAAAAGCAGAGTTGATACCACATACCCCCCAACTGCTTTAATGGTAACTGACAAGTATGAGTTTTTACCATATATCCATCTTTGTACCAGCGGATGAAAGGGAAGGGCTTCCCTGATGCCACACAGCGCATGGTGTGCTCTGAGCCGATGTCGATCTGAGTGTTGTTGATTGTCTCTGCCCATTCTGGAgcagctgaaaaaacaaaatgggcATAAATGTGATGATGCTGATGTCCAATTGCCCCATCCCTGCAACACTAAGGACCGAAAGatatatggagaaaaaaataagaattacTGTGCTGTCTCGCAAAAGTTTTCCATCTCTcacaaattttgtttttttctgagaaaacattttttttacgGAGAACTTTGCAAACCATGATCTGGAAGTGCATTGACCACTTCTTTCCAGGGCTCTTTATAATGGACAATAACTATTTATGGAAAATTATGATGAATTATCTTGTAATAATCTCACACCACGGCAAATTTTATTGTGAGTAGTAATATCCCTTGTCTCCGTACTTGTTAGTATAAATGTTTCATAGTATACACTCTACAATCTAATGTTGGTAAAGCACACTCAAATGAGCTCACTTACACTCCACATAGAGCCAAGCCTTGTGCCAGTCCTTTCCTTTAGTGTTGATGGCTTCACACTCGTATGCTCCCACATcttcatactgtacattgtacAGGTGAAGCACAGCTCCTGATTCACTGATCTCATGATTTGGCGGGAGGTCAGTGGCATCCACTTTTCTCCAAACAATATGAGGAATGGGGCTAAACGGACACACACCAAAAAATTTACAATTCTTACAATTTCAGTTAGCAGATGCTTTCATCCAAAGagacgtacatctgagagctgatacaacacaagtaaggatctagtcaggagagcACAACACAAGTAATTGTTATAAAGCTAAGTCTGAGTCTGACAGGACATAGATGCCAACAGCCAGTGCACAGAGGCTATGCATAGAATGCATAGATTGCataaaagcatatttttttttatttttgtatttttgttttttctcttccttcagtCCATCTGTGCAGAGGTGTTCGCGAAAGAGCTGGATCTTTAGTCTTTccttaaagattgagagggactctgcagatcgaaCAGAGTTCAAtaactcgttccaccactggggaactacagaagagaagagtctaCCTAGTGACTTAGGGCTCTATTGTTGTGGTGGTACCAGGCACCTTTCATTGGCAGAACGTAGTAAGGGGGAaggagtgtagacctgaatgagggagttcaggtaggcaggagctgTTTAAacaagtgtcagggttttgaaattgatgcgggcagcaactgggagccagtggggGTATATGAACAGCGGGGTGACATGCTGTTTTGGGGTGATTGCAGACCAGCCATGCCACcgcgttctggatcatctgtaAAGGTCTGAACGTACATGTGGGGAGtcctgccagtaaggagttgtAGTAGTCAATGCATGATATTATaagagcctgtaccaggagttgttctgcatgctcagacaggtagggtctgatcttcctgatgttatACAGGGCAAACTGACAGGACCGAGTGATTGAGGCCACATGAACCTTAAAGATTAGTTGGTCATCGATCATGACACCCAGGTTTTGGGCATACTTTGTGGCCATGATTTGGGTTGATTCGAGCTGGacactgatgttttgttgtatagagggactggctgggatgacAATGAGCTTGGTCTTAGAGAGGTCTAGCTAAAGATGGTGTTCTTTCATCCGTGCTGATATATTGACAAGGCATGACGAGATCCAAGTCGAGACTGTGTGGTTTCGGTGGGAACAGGGAGAACTGGGTATTGTCAGCATAGCAATAGTATGAGAAACCATTGGGAGAGGATGATTGCGCCAAGTAAGGTGGTGCATATTGAGAAAAGAAGGGGACCAAGCATTCACCCTTGAGGAACCCCTGTGGACAAGCCGTGCGGTTTAGACACTTCCAAGATACTCCAAGATACTCTAAAATATCTCCCTGAGAGGTAGGACATGAACCAGCAGAGGGCGGATGCTGAGATATCAAGAtcagtgagtgtggagaggaggatttggtgGTTAACTGTGTCGAAGGCAGCTGACAGATCTAGAAGCAATAGGGCTGAGGACTGACCAGCATCTCTAGCTGAGCGTAGTGAATCCGTAACCGATAGGAGTGCAGTCTCGGTAGAGTGCCCTGCTTAAAGCCAGACTGATTTAGGTTGTACAGGTTGTTCTCAGAAAGGAATTCAGAGACTTGGTTAAAGACTGTGTGCTCAAGTATTTTTGATGGGAAGGGCAGGAGTGACACCGGTCTGTAGTTTTCAACCTGGGCTGGGTTGAGTGATGGTTTTTTGAGCGATGGTTTTTTGAGCAGCGGGGTGACTCGAGCTTGCTTAAATGACACAAGGAAAACACTCCTAGTAAGGGAGgagttgatgatgtgtgtgactgtgggGTTAAGTGCGGGGGAAATGGTTCAGGTTCAGAGAACTGGTTACAGAGACCTTGTCAGTAAAAAATGAGGCAAACATATCTGCAGTGAGCAGAGTGGAgggcggaggaggaggcggatTGAGGAGTGAGTTAAAAGCAGAGAACATTTTCCACGCGTCTGTGGCGCCACAGGTCTTGTTCTGATAGTAAGTGGACTTAGCAATTTTTAAACTGGAGTAGAATGATGCTAGGAGACCCTGATAGTCACTGAGGTCAGTGGGCTCTATGGATTTACGCCATTTTCGCTCTCCTGCTCTTAGTTCCGCCCTTTGCTTTCTGATGACTGAATTTAACTGGAAGTGTAAGTGTAATTGATTGGATTCAGTGAAATAATATATCGTAACTAGATGGTGAACCTAAggcagaaatgaatgaaaacttaCTTTCCCAGAGCAAAGCACTCCAATGTAATATTAGAAGCAAGCATGGCAGTCGTGTCTGGGAACTTGACCCTGATGTCTGCTGGGTATTTTCTCTCCTCACCTGATGCAAAAAAAAGCTCATTATATTGAAAATTTTGAATGTCAGATATTAGACAAATGATGAGGAAATACGCGTCACCACAGTCACTAACCATCTTCGGGTGGTGATGGGATGAGGGGGATGAACTTGGAGAAGACGCTCTTCCCGATGATGGGACTGGAAACAAAGCAAGAGTAATTTCCTGCATCCTGAGCTTCCACCTTGGAGATGTAAAGATTCCCCGTCTTCTGAGAGACAAACCGACGATGATCTGTGTGCAGGAACACTGGGAACTCATTGTAGATCCAGCGGTAGGTCACCTCCTCTAAAtggagataaagaaaagcaaaacatgtAGTTGTACTCTAGACTAAAACCTATGATTTATAATTCATGCAATGTATCCAGGGCTCTTTAAGTCCCTATACATTTTGAAATTGTGAACAGATGGAAGTCACCAGttctttaaaacaaatttctcGCAGAAAAGATTCAAATTTCTGCATTGTAATGttaaacatacaatatataacGTTCTTGTTTCCAAATAATTCCTCCCTCAGACTGAAACCAGGTATGGATCAAGAATACAGTGATAATCCATTGAGAATACAAGGGAAAAGATGGACAGATGTCTGATggtgaaatgatgaaatgtacATACGTGGCCAGGCTTTTGGAGGGCGGCACAGCAGAACTGCCCCTTGTCCCTCTTTGACGTACACAGGGTCTCTCTCCTCCTGGGGAAACTCCTCCACATCTAAACAGCAGAACATGAGGAAAATGATAAGATAGAACATTTTCCTCACAACATTGTGGTACATTATTAAAAGTGGCAAGTGTAACTGTTTATACAACACATTGCAGCCTGCACTGCaaaattgtacataatttgATTCAATATCACCTGACACTCCAAGAGATGAATCAGCTTTAGTCATTCGGGGACCTTAAAGTCAACAGAGTGGGAGTTTCTTCTTTCAACACAGAGCGTTTGATATATTCTCTGTCAGTTTTATTTCCCAGCAACTTTCAGGAAAAGAACAATAAGAGGGATGACTAATATAAGCCTCAGCCCTTCTAACAAGGGATGTCGTGAGGCACAGCATAGTCAAGTTTCATTCCAAGTTTCCCTGTTTTAACTGAGTTCAGGTAAGGACTGAGATGAATAAGTCATGTCTTATTCTAAAATATGCATGATGGCTAATGAAGGGGCATTATATTAGTTTCTTCTAGGGAAAAAATAATTGAGATGGATCTGACTGACATATAAAAGATGTCAAgaacccccccccacacacacacacacacaatgcccAAGCTGCACCATGCTCACATCCAAACTTGACCCTGGCCTCCTTGCTGATGACTGTGCCATAGATGTTCCGGGCCACACAGACGTAAGTTCCACCGTGCTTCTTGCGTTTAGGGTTGGTGATAACCAGGTTCCCCCCCACCAGGCTGTAGTGCTCGTCTGGCTGCTCCATCAGTTTGATCTCCCAATTATCACGGCGCCACCTGCATATGAAATCACACCTCTTGATATACAGTACTTGTGCTGTGCATTTTGTGAATTTGTATACATACAAAGATGTGATGCAGTGCACTGTGTAACCTGTATGAGGCTGGTGGGTTGGCCCGTGCCCTGCAGTTCATGGAGATTCTCCCATCGGGTGAGTCCTCAGTATAGACCACATCCACAGGCTCCTCCTCAAAGATGGGGCCATAGCCAGTAGCATCCTCTGACAAATTCAACATTTGAAATAACAATTAGCTAACATAAAAATATACCCCACTATTGCATACTGTTACCCTGAAACATCATGGTTTACATGCAGCATGCTTTGTTATAGTTCATTTAGAAAAACTTGACTCACCTCCATATATTCTGGGCTCACCAAACAGGACTCCCACTGGAAAACGGGAACATAGTTGTGTCAGCTAATTGTGTGCACGGTTCACACCTGACCTGAATTACACTGCATGACAAAAGCACCTACAGTaccactgacatttttttttatgattttgaaGGACCAGGTGGTATATTTTCAGGAATCACTGTATTTCTCACCtgtgagggagacagaggaggagagggccAGTAGCAGTAAAGCCGAGAAAGCCATCACAGTCGATAGATTAACTCACTAAAGCCTCGTGAGTTAGACGGATGGACAGAAGGACACAGACAAGAAATTGACGGACAGAACATGAACTGGAAAAGACAAGGAAGGAAGACAAAAGGAAATGTAGATATCTGTGTTTGggacaatacaaacaataattTATAATACTATTTTGTTTAACATGATCTCCACAGTGTAGTGTATAATCAAATACTTATGTGAACCTAAAGATAAAATAGCCTGATGACTGTGCATGACTTCCCACACCAGAAATGTTATATCTGCAACTGGCTGGAATCTTCCCTGTGGATATAAATGATTCAGAATGTGAATGACTCAGCAGAACACTGCAAATACTCGGGCAGAGTGCACGCACATCAACAAGGACATGCACAGTGCACCTGCAGAGAAACACAAGACTGGACCGTGTGAGCACTCTCTAACACGCTGAAACACCACGACTGCctgtacacaaaacacaagGTAGCACTGCAGTACCTGGACAGCTCCTGCTCATCCGTCACACATGCTTACACATCACTTCTGCAAGATGACATGGCAGTGTTGCCGTGATCAACTGCAGCATTTTAACTCTCATAGTTAAATAGGGCATACCGAGAGAGGCAGAGTTAAAGGAGGAGattgagcgagagagagagagagagagagagagagcattgaTCTTACCATATGAGGGGAAAATAGTGGGTTTGGTTATATCAAGTAAACACTGCAGCAGTGTGTATCATTGTATAATATCTGGCCTAACATAAGGGCAAGCTGCATAGCAGGGGAAATGTTTGTAGGAGTCAGTATCTCCCACTTGAGTCAAGTGTGCAAAATCAGGTGGCAAACATTGAATACACTAATGTCAGCAGTCCAAAAGACCAAAATCATTGTATTATACACCAACAACTGTACTTATAGAATGAAAGCTGCTAAAAtccatttacagtatgttgaattttaaattaatacatCAAAATTATTTTAGATGTGGGCATTCTAATGAGATAAACACTTGCACATTGTAGCAACAACTTCACcaacatgacatgaacacattgAATCACCAACACCTCCAGCACATTATATGACCTTGTTACTTGTCAAGTTGTTCCATTTACATTTTAGGTTTAAATTTCAGGCATTTACAGTAGACACTACTGTAGGAACAGCCTGGCTTTCTTTAAGTATGACTAATTTTGTTATGGGAGTAGCATGAGTTACAGTATCGGACGCTCTTTCTGCCACCAGTCGTGTTTTGAGCTGCAAAATGCATCAGAGATGCGCGAAACTGCCTTTAAAAccacagcaaacaaacagtcaGCTTAAAGCTCAAACTGCAGCAGATAATCTTCCTATAATGTCACAGGCCGTGGAGCTGTGAGCAGGGATGGTAAATCAGGAGGAAATCAAACAGCAGCCCTTccctagaaaaaaaaacaaacatttaatgtaCCACCCATTCCGACACTGCTGATGATGGGCCtctcattttgaaaaaaaaaaaaaaaaatcttgcactTAGCTAAAAGTCAAATCTATTCACAGTTCTTCATTAAATTAAtgtgagaagaagaaagggaaaGCAGGAGAATGAGAGGGCACAATGTAAGAAGAAAACACTGCCGGACAGCCACCTCCTATGTGCCTCTGTCAGCTGCCATGCCTGCCTCAACCACTGAGAGGGACAGAAAACAGAGGCATACACCCATTATacagcacatacacatgcagagACTGCAGCATTCTTGTGCACTGTTGATGACTCAACAGTAATATCAGCACCATTCTACCGTTCCCCTGCATCTATCCTGCATTTGTACAGCTTCATTTCTTCAAACTATTTGTCTATGAGGTGGGGTAAGAACGGTAGAAAGCGAGACTTGATGTAAATGGGCCTTTTTTAACAAAACTAACTCACAAGCTTCCGCAACACTTACATTATCGTTGCAGCAATCTGTTCCACCTCTACTTCTGATCAATCTGTCAGagtgtgttttcatgcatttCCCCTGGCAGTAATCCCATCACAGATCCTCTTTGGACAGACCAGCAGAATTTAGGTCAGCACATGTATTATGTCCAGTGTCTTAGTGACTGCCTGAATAATGTTTGCTGTAGTTTTGTGGCTGCAAAGTAATGAATTCAACAAAAGGAATAACCCAACAATGTTTTAATCTAGAGGTTACTATGTTAGTGGTGGATTGATTGCAGTGAACTGCATTTGAATTGTTTGAGTGAACATGTTGTTCTGGATCAAATGTTGAGGGGCGGAGACACCCCATTTTTTTCTGGCCATCTTGTAACAACGTTGAATCTGCTCACATCTGGAAAGGGTTGGGCTTAATTGTTCTATCAGCCCACATGTTtcgcttttttttctgtcacattcCAGgatacaagagaaaaaaagtagAAGACGGGATGGTGATAATCCCAAATGAAGCACATTACTAAACTGACTATGTTGCCTTTTTGTGATACACtttacagatacagatatttttCAAAGTATAAGGAGTGAATATGTGAATCTATATCACCGCAATTCTCACTTTCTTTCAAATCAAAAACTAGATTTGGACTCCATAGCTGCAAGTTTTTTTTGAATAAGTAGTCCTACAGAGCACAGAATAGTTTTGATTAATATGGGAGTTGCCCTCTTTCCCATCAAGGACAGCTAGTTCTTCACCAGGTCGATGTCACGGAGCACCCTGCAGCTTTCTGCGCCCTTGACGCACTCAGTATTTGTCACTTTCACCTTGCGTCTCCTCCCTGCATCCACAGAGAGACACTTTCTTGTCTTTGCATGTACTGCTATGACTAAAACTGCAGAGTGGGTATCTAAAGCCTTCTTTAAACATACAATACTGACTTTGTCGCAGTCCTTCCAAAAACGGAAATCCTCTCAAAGAAACTGCGCAGCGCCCCTTACATCACTTCACCCCTATGACGACTGAGCGGCACCGGTAATTCTCTGCTCTGCATTGCGGTACTCCTGTGCCGGTCCATTTCAGCGCCACAGGGCTGAACATACCCCCGATTTATCCTCACTTAAGTCGAGACATAAGAGCTAATTAGATCATGCACACACTCTCATGTGGTCTCTTTCTTACCTTTGCGGCAGAATGGGAAATAT is a genomic window of Thunnus albacares chromosome 23, fThuAlb1.1, whole genome shotgun sequence containing:
- the cntn1b gene encoding contactin 1b isoform X1, encoding MAFSALLLLALSSSVSLTVGVLFGEPRIYGEDATGYGPIFEEEPVDVVYTEDSPDGRISMNCRARANPPASYRWRRDNWEIKLMEQPDEHYSLVGGNLVITNPKRKKHGGTYVCVARNIYGTVISKEARVKFGYVEEFPQEERDPVYVKEGQGAVLLCRPPKAWPQEVTYRWIYNEFPVFLHTDHRRFVSQKTGNLYISKVEAQDAGNYSCFVSSPIIGKSVFSKFIPLIPSPPEDGEERKYPADIRVKFPDTTAMLASNITLECFALGNPIPHIVWRKVDATDLPPNHEISESGAVLHLYNVQYEDVGAYECEAINTKGKDWHKAWLYVESAPEWAETINNTQIDIGSEHTMRCVASGKPFPFIRWYKDGYMYGKGELKFSSLTFDDSGMYQCIAENYWGIKYANAELRVIACAPTFEFNPVKKQLLGAEDGRVVIECKPRAAPKPRFTWTKDKELLFNNSRISIMYDGSLEILNATKKDQGLYTCFAENDRGKANSSGYLKITEATSITVAPEDTEVKVGDEVILSCTAKFDPMLDITFIWAIDFRVIDFDSEWQHYERVVSEDGSGDLRIKNVQIWHEGRYTCTAQTVVDSDTAYADLKVVGVPGPPGVIRVEEIGDTWVKLLWTKGAEHNSPILNYTIQTRHYWALYEDDWRDASTSPAFLDGSVERAEVTDLYPWMEYQFRIIATNEYGSGEASIPSLKIKTWDAPPVTSPTDVEGYGGRNGEIVITWTPVQPWYFYGKKFGYIVAFKPHDAYDWWYETISDPETRRYVHRDSYFIPTEEDFQVREFQVKIKSFNVKGDGPYSLTKVIYYPRDVPTESPTDVYARPVSSTEALVWWLPVVDTGTGLQQYIEGYQVKYWRKYDDPEPGANRIFVSAKVNQTRLENMLPDSHYLIEVRAFNGAGLGPPGEHCEMFTKRPPPPEAPRVWRYISWTGKWLYVWWDHIQYDWFGNISFPLYYKVMFRKTGYIYGKVYITGWHFMDFPMPQLEDYELMVRGRYEGGDGPIRKISILGKASMTTPTLSLVSLVLLALCIVGLEM
- the cntn1b gene encoding contactin 1b isoform X2, which codes for MNCRARANPPASYRWRRDNWEIKLMEQPDEHYSLVGGNLVITNPKRKKHGGTYVCVARNIYGTVISKEARVKFGYVEEFPQEERDPVYVKEGQGAVLLCRPPKAWPQEVTYRWIYNEFPVFLHTDHRRFVSQKTGNLYISKVEAQDAGNYSCFVSSPIIGKSVFSKFIPLIPSPPEDGEERKYPADIRVKFPDTTAMLASNITLECFALGNPIPHIVWRKVDATDLPPNHEISESGAVLHLYNVQYEDVGAYECEAINTKGKDWHKAWLYVESAPEWAETINNTQIDIGSEHTMRCVASGKPFPFIRWYKDGYMYGKGELKFSSLTFDDSGMYQCIAENYWGIKYANAELRVIACAPTFEFNPVKKQLLGAEDGRVVIECKPRAAPKPRFTWTKDKELLFNNSRISIMYDGSLEILNATKKDQGLYTCFAENDRGKANSSGYLKITEATSITVAPEDTEVKVGDEVILSCTAKFDPMLDITFIWAIDFRVIDFDSEWQHYERVVSEDGSGDLRIKNVQIWHEGRYTCTAQTVVDSDTAYADLKVVGVPGPPGVIRVEEIGDTWVKLLWTKGAEHNSPILNYTIQTRHYWALYEDDWRDASTSPAFLDGSVERAEVTDLYPWMEYQFRIIATNEYGSGEASIPSLKIKTWDAPPVTSPTDVEGYGGRNGEIVITWTPVQPWYFYGKKFGYIVAFKPHDAYDWWYETISDPETRRYVHRDSYFIPTEEDFQVREFQVKIKSFNVKGDGPYSLTKVIYYPRDVPTESPTDVYARPVSSTEALVWWLPVVDTGTGLQQYIEGYQVKYWRKYDDPEPGANRIFVSAKVNQTRLENMLPDSHYLIEVRAFNGAGLGPPGEHCEMFTKRPPPPEAPRVWRYISWTGKWLYVWWDHIQYDWFGNISFPLYYKVMFRKTGYIYGKVYITGWHFMDFPMPQLEDYELMVRGRYEGGDGPIRKISILGKASMTTPTLSLVSLVLLALCIVGLEM